In Sphaerodactylus townsendi isolate TG3544 linkage group LG13, MPM_Stown_v2.3, whole genome shotgun sequence, one DNA window encodes the following:
- the CCDC92 gene encoding coiled-coil domain-containing protein 92, with product MAASNLENQLHSAQKNLLFLQREHANTLKGLHAEIRRLQQHCTDLTYELTLKSSDLTENGSSRSEELKRKCEELEAQLKVKEAENNELLKELEQKNAMIRVLENTIKEREKKYLEELKMKSHKLNMLSSELEQRASTIAYLTSQLHATKKKLMSSSGTSDSSPSGSPVLSSYKPAPPKEKLPETPRRRMKKSLSAPLNPEFEEAYRLGSDSRKLLLREPLDAMPDPTPFLLARETAEIHLVKERPLVIPPIPSERPCAEPHSPAREKQHRAHVGVAHRIHHVTPPQAPPEVETLAVDQVNGSKVVRKHSGTDRTV from the exons ATGGCAGCATCTAACTTGGAGAACCAGCTGCACAGTGCCCAGAAGAACCTCCTTTTTCTCCAGCGGGAGCATGCCAACACGCTCAAGGGCCTGCATGCGGAAATCCGACGGCTGCAGCAGCATTGCACAG ATCTGACGTATGAGTTGACCCTCAAAAGTTCAGACTTGACAG aaaatgggagtTCAAGGAGCGAAGAACTCAAGAGAAAGTGCGAAGAGCTGGAGGCTCAGCTCAAAGTGAAAGAGGCCGAAAACAATGAGTTGCTAAAGGAACTGGAGCAAAAAAATGCCATGATCAGGGTGCTGGAGAACACCatcaaggagagagagaagaagtaCCTGGAAGAGCTCAAAATGAAAAGCCACAAGCTAAACATGCTGTCGAGTGAACTGGAGCAGCGGGCGAGCACAATTGCGTACCTCACTTCGCAGCTGCACGCGACGAAGAAAAAGCTGATGAGCTCGAGCGGGACTTCCGACAGCTCCCCTTCCGGAAGCCCCGTGCTGTCAAGCTATAAGCCAGCCCCTCCCAAAGAGAAGCTCCCAGAGACTCCACGGCGCAGAATGAAGAAGAGTCTGTCCGCCCCGCTGAACCCGGAATTCGAGGAGGCCTACAGGTTAGGATCGGATAGTCGGAAGCTGCTGTTGCGGGAGCCTCTCGACGCCATGCCTGATCCTACCCCCTTTTTACTGGCCAGGGAAACTGCTGAGATCCACCTGGTCAAAGAGAGGCCTTTAGTCATTCCACCCATTCCTTCCGAGCGCCCCTGTGCGGAGCCCCACAGCCCGGCTCGGGAGAAGCAGCACAGGGCTCACGTGGGCGTGGCTCACCGCATCCATCATGTaactcctccccaggctccaccagaGGTTGAGACGCTAGCGGTGGATCAGGTGAATGGGAGCAAAGTGGTCCGAAAGCATTCGGGGACAGACAGAACTGTTTAA